Proteins encoded within one genomic window of Companilactobacillus sp.:
- a CDS encoding LysR family transcriptional regulator produces MDIHQIKYLITIVNNDFNLTKSARILGVSQPALSKLINELVTSEQIQIFTHGKGRITGLTALGDDLIAHGRQVSADFDQMIQSMRDKSNLKRGTVKIGIPPVVISTIFNQAIPDFINENPDINLQIVEKGGFELQKLLLREEIDLAIIPSPVTNPNIENSVIYRNSVSVWFNKNHRFHNIQHPISLDEISKEHVLTLNNNFMLVHELQDSFHERGIDEHFYFQTSAWDLILNMCLEMPNTVGIVASLVGNNYSHEIEHRELDPFCPWIINISNLNNSYSSNLVKYTRQWFIDYFTQYNQSEVS; encoded by the coding sequence ATGGATATCCATCAAATTAAATATTTAATTACCATCGTCAATAATGATTTTAATCTCACTAAAAGTGCTCGGATCTTGGGAGTTTCTCAACCGGCACTTTCCAAATTGATCAATGAACTAGTGACTAGCGAACAGATTCAAATTTTTACCCACGGCAAAGGTCGTATTACTGGATTAACTGCTCTGGGAGATGATTTAATTGCCCATGGACGCCAAGTTAGTGCCGATTTTGATCAGATGATACAGAGTATGCGCGACAAATCGAATCTAAAACGTGGAACTGTCAAGATTGGTATTCCACCGGTAGTTATTTCAACTATTTTTAATCAAGCCATTCCAGATTTCATCAATGAAAACCCCGATATCAATTTACAAATTGTTGAAAAAGGCGGATTTGAACTACAGAAATTATTGTTACGCGAAGAAATCGATCTAGCTATCATCCCTTCACCAGTTACGAACCCAAACATTGAAAATTCAGTTATTTATCGCAATTCTGTTTCGGTCTGGTTTAACAAAAATCATCGTTTCCACAATATCCAACACCCTATCTCACTCGATGAGATCAGTAAGGAACACGTTTTAACTCTCAACAATAACTTCATGCTTGTCCACGAATTGCAAGATAGCTTCCATGAACGTGGGATCGATGAGCATTTCTATTTTCAAACTAGTGCTTGGGATTTGATTTTAAATATGTGCTTAGAAATGCCGAATACTGTCGGTATTGTCGCATCGCTAGTCGGTAATAATTATTCTCATGAAATAGAGCACCGTGAACTTGACCCATTTTGTCCCTGGATCATCAATATAAGTAATTTGAATAATTCATATTCCAGCAATTTAGTAAAATACACACGTCAATGGTTCATCGATTATTTCACACAATATAATCAATCAGAAGTTTCATAA